The following coding sequences are from one Campylobacter sp. RM16187 window:
- the lptE gene encoding LPS assembly lipoprotein LptE, with the protein MRFIAAVFIAVFLVGCGYKPVSKITKDMIGDDIYVHVTIDRADPKSSVWIADSIKEGIVSRLNRKLSSDKNAKTKIIASVKSVSLQALLYDEDGYVSLYKAILKMEFDTKFENGKIYKSVTTGEYDFTISQKIKDVRYADSVISETDRYNAIKEASKEAFDEYLAALAVKGFKNVSNNH; encoded by the coding sequence ATGAGATTTATAGCTGCGGTTTTCATCGCTGTTTTTTTAGTCGGGTGCGGGTATAAGCCTGTTTCAAAGATCACAAAAGATATGATTGGGGATGATATCTACGTGCATGTGACTATAGATAGAGCCGATCCAAAAAGCAGTGTTTGGATAGCCGATAGTATAAAAGAGGGCATAGTATCAAGGCTTAACAGAAAACTTAGTAGTGATAAAAATGCAAAAACAAAGATAATAGCGTCTGTAAAATCTGTAAGTTTACAAGCACTTTTATATGATGAAGATGGATATGTATCGTTATATAAAGCTATTTTAAAAATGGAGTTTGATACTAAATTTGAAAACGGAAAGATATATAAGAGTGTAACTACTGGTGAATATGATTTTACTATTTCTCAAAAAATAAAAGATGTTCGCTATGCAGATAGCGTAATCAGTGAAACAGATAGATATAATGCGATAAAAGAGGCTTCAAAAGAGGCTTTTGATGAATATTTAGCAGCTCTTGCGGTTAAAGGGTTTAAAAATGTCAGCAACAATCACTAA